Part of the Sporomusa termitida genome, CATAGTGGCTTACCCGGCCGGACATGACCGTATCAAAAAAGCCGGTGGCCATCAACGACAGCTGGGTAATAAATATCGGTAGCAAAATAAGCAGGAATTGCTGTACTTTCTCTTTAACGGAACGGGTTGCTCTCACTTGGCACCTCAAAAGTAAGAAGCCAGACCAGAGTCTGGCTTGTCTCCATATTCTGTAATTATATTATCACTAATCCCCACACCGCGTCCAGTCAAACCCTGAGTATTGGCCATTTGTTTTATTGTCGAGGATATAATAACAATACTGCGTACCCGGGCGGGCAGTTATACTCACCTGGCCGCGGTTGACCAGGTCGACGGAATACAACCCCAGATTGGCAATAAAGGCACACAGATGATGATGAATAAACTCCACGCTTTTCAACTCAGCAGCCAGGGCTTTGTCCATATATTGAGGAATGGCGGCAGGCTGGAGAATACTGCTGACCGACTCACCGTTTTCATCGATATACTCCAGCCACTGCCATTTGAGCGGCAGGGTTTGCAGATACCGTTTTTTTATAAAGGGCCGGGCCTGACAAACCCAGGCGAACGGCCGGTTGACACCATATTTTCCGGCCCATTCCGCGGCTTGTGCCGTTTGCTCCCGGTATGTTAACGCCACCCCCAGGTGGGCAGGCAGCTCAGCATCAACGACCTCAATCCAGAGCGACCGGGCCGGCGGTAATAGATTGCCATACTCTACCTCCCGGGTAACAGCAGCAACCACCGGCGATGCTTTCGCAAAAGGCGCCAGCAAAGAAGAAGCCTCGAATATTTTCGCCTTCATATTATTGTTATTAATATTTTGCCAGAAGGCAGCCATCGTATCAACTACCTGGAACCTTGCCCCCGGCGGCTTGTCAGGCAAAGCGGCTGCCTGCCTGACAATATCTTTTAATATTTGCATGTATCACTTGCTCCTGTTGCCTTTTCCTCTAATTTCCCCACCCGGCGGCCGGTTTATGTAACCTGTTTTTTGGGCTGAGCCCTGTCTGGCCCCTGAGCTCAGCATAATATTTGACTTCTGCCGCCAAAGAAGATACAAATCTGTTTAGATATTGTTGTTTTCCCACTGCCCACGCCCTATTGACGGTATATGAAACAATCTCTATAATAATTAACAGGCACTTATATCTTCGTACAACGAACAAAACAGGGGGAAATCTAAAATGCAAACAACACCAACAGCCGCAAGCCAAACGGCAGAGTCTGCGCGGCCGACAAGACAGCGGGTAGTGTTAGTGGCCATTCTGCTCCTTACCTTGCTCGTAGCTTACCTGGACAGGGTAAATGTCTCGGTTTTACTGGCCGACAATACATTTCTCACGGAGATGGGGATTAAAGGCCAGCCTGTCCAAATGGGTCTGTTAATGACATTATTCTTAATTGCCTATGGCGTGGCCAATGTGGTGCTCAGCCCGCTTGGCGATTACATCGGCCCCCGCAAAGCCATGTCTATCTCCATATTGCTGTGGACCATCTCGGTTATGATCGGCGGCTGGGCAATGACTTTTGGCACCATGCTGGTGGCCAGGGTGATTCTGGGAATCGGCGAAGGCATGCACTGGCCAATGCAAAGCACTTTTGTAAAAAACTGGTTTCCTCCCCACGAGCGGGGCAAAGCCAACGGGGTCTGGCTGATCGGCCTGATGGCTGGACCGGCTCTGGCAATGCCTTTTTTCAGCTGGATTGTATCTACCTGGGGCTGGCGTCCGAGCTTTTTTATCCTGGGGGCCCTGGGCCTTATCCCCTTGGCCTTACTCTGGTTTTTTGTCACCGATCATCCGCGGCAGCATAAACGGATCAATGCGGCTGAGCTGGAGTATATCGAAAGTGCCCTTAAAATTGAGGCGGAAGAAGAAGCCAAAATTAAAACAGAAAGCTTAGGTGAACGGCTACGCTCCTTTGTGCTCAATTACCGGTTCTGGCTGCTGACAGTCAATTACTTTTGCATAGCCTGTATCTGGTGGGGCACCATGGCCTGGCTGCCGTCCTATCTTAAAGCCGCCCGCGGTTTCTCCTGGGCAGAAATGGGGGCCTTGGCCTCTTTACCCTATATTCTCGGCAGTATCAGCATTCTGTTCTTTGGCCATCTGGCTGACAAACTCGGCCGCCGCGCCCCGTTCATTGCCATTGCTCATCTCGGCTCAGGCCTCGGGCTCTATTTCGGCGCCACTGCCAGCGATAATCTGACCGCCGCCCTGCTGATCTCTGCCGGCATTGCCTCAGTTGCCATCGCCCTGCCCTCCTCCTGGGCTATTCTCCAGCGCATTGTGCCCGGTAAGGCAATCGGCGCCGGCGCCGGTATGATGAATGGCCTGAGTAATGGCGGTTCAGCCTTTGCCCCGGTGTTAATCGGTTTTTTTATCAGTCTGACCGGCAGTTATGTGGGCGGGCTGATGTTCCTGGTTGGCGTTGCCGCCCTGGGCTGTGGCTGTATGACCATCCTGTCCCTGCAAAAATATTAATTGGGCAAAGCCCCTGCTGCTTGCAGGAAATAGTCAATCAATCTAGTATATGGTTACCTGGAGGGATGAAAATTGCTAAAAGAATTTCATTTAAGGCTTGGTGACAGCCAGGTCAAACTAGCACTGCCTGAAGAACAAATAATCCATGTTGTCGAAGGTAAACCCGCGGCAGCAATTACCGATGTACCGGCAGCAGTTAAAGCGGCGCTCCAGCAGCCGATTGACTCACCGCCCCTGAGCGAGGTGGTACAGGCCGGCGATACTGTGGCTATCATTGCCAGCGATATCACCCGTCAATGGATTAAATATGATCAATTCCTGCCAACCCTGTTAAATGAACTGAATGCCGCCGGCATACCTGACAGCAATATTACACTGATCGTCAGCCTGGGCGCTCACCGTCACCACACTGAGCAGGAAAACATTCTTGTATACGGCCAGGAAGTAACCGGCCGCGTCCGGATTGAACAGAGCTATGCGCCGGCCGGCGAGGACTTCATTCATGTCGGCACTACCACCCGCGGTGTGGAAACATATATCAATAAACATGTCGTTAATGCCGACAAGGTCATCCTGACAGGCGGCATTGTCTATCACCTCATGGCCGGATTTGGCGGCGGCCGCAAGGCCATTATGCCTGGTGTCGCCGGCTATGCCAGCATTCAGGGCAACCACAGCTTCTGCCTGCATGAGGTTGTCGGCCAGGGCATCAGTCCCAGTTGCATCTCCGGCAAACTGGAAGGCAATCATATGAATGAAGATATGATCGAAATGGCGGCCATGGTCAAACCGGCCTTCCTGCTCAACGCTGTTTTCACACCGGAAGGCAAGTTTGCCCGCATTGTGGCCGGTCACTGGCACAATGCCTGGCGTGAGGGCTGCAAAACGGTGGAAGAGATCTTCGGTGTACCCATTCGTGCCAAAGCCGATTTGGTCATTGCATCGGCCGGCGGGTTCCCCAAAGATATCAACCTGTACCAGGGATCGAAAACTACCGATAACGCCTATATGGCCGTTAAAGAAGACGGTGTCATCATCGTCCTGCTGGAATGCCGTGACATTATGGAACCGCCTGATTTCAGCGGCTGGTTTGACTATGAATCATTGTACGACCGGGAAACAGCGCTGCGCAAAGCCTTTACTGTTCCTGGCTTTGTCGCCCTTAAAACCGGCCTGATGGCCCGCAAAGTCCCGTTCATTATTGTCACCCTGCCGGAAAACAAGGCCTTTATTGAAAAGGCCGGCCTGATTGCCGCAACCACAATCGAAGAGGCAATGGCGATTGCTGAACAAAAGCTGGGTCGCAAAGAATATACCATCACCGTAATGCCCCATGCGGCCAATACGGTGCCGCTGCTGCAGGGATAATGGCAGCCAAAAACAGCCCGGACCTGTACCAATCAGGTCCGGGCTGTTTTTTACCCGGCGGCAGCCCTACCCCGCACTGCTCTTAAATATAATCCGGATATCAACAATCTCGGGCTGATTGCCAATCCGGACAGGCGGGCCCCAGGTGCCATAACCGCAGGAAACAATAACCTGATACGCGCCTTTGCGCAAATACCCCCAATCCAGCTCAAACAGCCGCTCTGTCACCAGGTTATTGGGAAAAAACTGACCATGGTGGGTGTGACCGGATAGCTGCAGGTCAACCCCCTGCTGCTGTCCCTCTGTCAGATTCTGCGGCTGATGATCCAGCAGAATAACCGGCAAGGACCGGTCAATTCCCTGCATAACGGCCGGCAAGGTCAGGCGTTTGGCCCCCTCCATCCGGGCCACCGTCGGATCATCCCGCCCTACCACATAAAATTGCTCATTAACCTTTACATACCGGTCACGCAACACCTGCACCCCGGCCTGCTCCAGAGCCTGGACAGCCAGCAGGGCCTGCCCGCCAAGATACTCATGATTGCCCAGGACGGCATAAACACCGTACCTGGGAGTCAACCGCTTCAGCAGTGTCGCCATTTTCCGCTCGATAAACAGCTCGGCATCCTCATCTATCGTATCGCCGGCCAAAAAAACAATATCCGGGTTCAGGCGGTTGATCTGATCTACCATGGCCGTCAAACGGTCCTTGCCAACAATAAGCCCCAGATGGATATCCGCCACCAGGACCGCCCGCAGGCCTGTCAAGCCCCCCGCAGATTTCCTGATTGTCACCTCATAACGGCAAATCCGGGGGTTGCGGCCATTCCAGACCCCGTAAGCAAGCAGACAGCCAACCGTTACTGTTACGGCAGCGCCTAACCAGGCTGGCGGCAGCCCCGGCGCTGCCGGCCACAACAAGCCGCCGGCCAGGCGTATGCTGTCAACCAGCGCCCAGCTTACCACCAGATAATACAGGGCAGCCAGCCAGTAATTGCCGGCAACAGCAACCAGGCCGTTAAGCCAACGGGGAATCCAGCCCCGGCCCAGCGGGGAGATTAAAGGCGTAGAGGCCAGCAGCACATAACAGCCCCAGTAATACCCGGCGTAAGCCGCCAGGACCCCGCCCCAGGACTGGTACAAACGTAGGCCGGCGTAATAGCAGGCGGCTGCGTAAACTAAGAAAAACAAGCTGACAATAGCAATAAAGGACTTCATCTTTTCTCCTGTAAAAAATAAAAATAAAGTACATCCATCTACATCTTTCGCGCCGGCGCCATATTATCCTGCCGGCCGGCAGTCTGCGGCCGGTCAGCAGAGATCCCACAATTACATTGCACTGCGCTTTGCCGCTCACAAAAACAACTTTTCCCGGCGAGGCAGGATTTTCGCTACTTTTGCAGTAATTATTAGATTACAAATAACTGCCGGAGAAAAATATTCCGGTTTATTTGTTGACCCCCTGCAAAAATTTAATGTAAGTGAGGAGATTGTCATGAAATCATTACAAGGTACAAAAACTGCTGAAAACCTGATGAAAGCATTTGCCGGCGAATCACAGGCCAGAACCCGCTACACCTACTATGCCGCCACCGCCAAAAAAGAAGGTTATGTTCAGATTTCCAACCTATTCACGGAAACAGCCGACAATGAGAAGGAACACGCTAAGCGTTTCTATAAGTTTCTTATCGAAAGCTTAAACGGTGAGATGGTTAACATTCATGCCGATTATCCTGTTGCCTGGGGTGACACGAAGGAAAACCTGCTGGCGGCGGCCAACGGGGAAAACGAGGAATGGTCAGAATTGTATCCTCATTTTGCCGCTGTTGCCGACCAGGAAGGCTTTCCGGCGATCGCTGTCGTATTCAGGAAAATAGCCGAAGTGGAAAAACACCACGAAGCCAGATACAGAAAGCTATACAATAATCTGATCAACGAAACGGTGCTCAAAAAAGACTGTGCCGTGGAATGGAAATGTAACAACTGTGGCTATATCCATACAGGCGACCATGCCCCCGAACTCTGTCCTGCCTGTATTCATCCCAAAGGCTTCTTTGAAGTATTTGTGGAAGCATATTAAGCGTGTTTCTATAAAGAAAGGAAACACGGCTTACACGCTGGCGAAAGCAGAAGCCGCTGCTGCCTTTATCCGAGAAAGCTACCCTTTTTATCGGGAAACAAAGCCGGAACCCTTTCTATCAGGGTTCCGGCTTCTTTATTATATCCGGTTTTCAACCTTACTATTATATTTTACTTTACCTAAAATCGCTCAGGCAGAACCTCCAGCCAATACCCGTCCGGATCGGCAATAAAGTAAATGCCCATTTCCTTGTTTTCATAACAAATACAGCCCATCTGCTTATGGAGCTGATAAGCCCGGGCAAAGTCGCTGGTGGTAAAGGCCAGATGAAACTCGTTTTCGCCGAGGTTATACGCAGTCTGCCGCTCCTTCAGCCAGGTCAGCTCCAATTTATGCGGTGTCTGCCCATCGCCCAGATAGACAATGATAAAACCTGGTCTTTCAATACGCCGGGTTTCTTCTAATTCCAGCGCCTCTTTATAAAAGGCCAGGCTTTTTTCCAGGTTCAGCACATTAATATTGTTGTGCGCAAATCTAAAATTCATTACGATTCCTCCCACTTATATCTTATCCCTGCCGGTTCCGGGTCCCGCTCAGCCACAACTGGTTAATAAAATCCTGAATATCATCACGTAAAACAACACCATGGCCTGTACAAAAAAAATCAGGCTGGTAAGCACGTAGCCTGCCTAAGCCGGTGATAAAGGACGCAAACTCCGTACCGCCGGCAGCTGCCTGGCCGGCAACATACTGGCAGGACCCCCGCCGGATATAGTCACTGGCGGAAACAAGTTCGCCGGCCGGCAGGGCTTCGCCAAAATAGCAGAAAAAATCACCAACAAACAGGGCCTTCGTGATGTGATCATAGATGGCAACCGAGCCGGGAGAGTGAGTATTGACGAAAATTATCGCAAAATCACTGAGACCAGCGGCTGTAAGACGGAAGCCATCAGCCAGCGGCGCATAAGCAGCAAACTGGGACGCCAGCGGCGCCGGCAGGAACGGCAAATCGTCCGCATGCACAAATTTCCGGGCCTGGCCAAAACATTCAGCCCCCTCAACATGATCATGATGCCCATGAGTCAGTAAAATATGAGTAACCTGCGCCGGCGTCACACCAATTTCAGCAAGCGCGGCGATGATGGCCGGCTGATATTGCTTCAGACCGGCATCGATCAGGATCGTCTGGCCGTTCCGCTGCAATACATATAAGTTTGTATAAGAGGGAACATCCCAGGTATAGGTATCTTCAACGGCGATTACATAGGCGCCGTCAGCCATCCGGGACAGTAAATAATTCATGCTTTCACCGCCATATTGTTGATAAAATGTGGTTAATTTATATTACCACATTTTACAAGCCGGGGCAATAAACGGCCCGCTCCGGGCTTATTGCCCAACCGGAAACCGTATTTTAAAAATACTGCCTGCCCCTGGTGCGGACAGCACAGTGATCCGCCCCTGGTGTCTCTCCAGGATGCTAAGGCTGACGGCCAGCCCCAAACCGGTATTGGTCGCTTTGGTGGTAAAAAACGGGGCAAAAATCTTGCTTTTCTGTTCCCGCGGAATGCCCCGGCCTTCATCCTGGACATACAATATCACCTCCTGTTGCTCATGAGCGGTACCCAGCGTTAATCTGCCGCCTGCCCCCATTGCCTCAATGCCGTTGCCGGCCAGATGCATAATCAGCTGTTCAATCTCAGCGGTATCCAGATTCACCAGCGGCAGTCGCTCAGCTAACACCAGCTCGGCGGCAATACCGTTGGGGGCAGCAGCCTGCTGAATGGCCGGATATACCTTTTTTACAATGTCATTCAGGTTTTGCGGGCTTTTTTTACTCGTTTTATTATGAGCCAATAATATAATATCGCTTATAAAATCCTCAATTTTGCCTAATTCCTGCAGGATGATTGCTAACGATTCACCGCTGCAACAGACTGCCCTTTTGTCCTGTAACTGCAAATAACCTTTGATCACAGTCAGGGGATTTCTAATCCCATGCGCTACCCCCACAGCCATGAGCCCAATCAAATCCCGGCGGGAAATCCTGGCTGCCTCCCTGTCATTTGCCCGCGGATAGATATTAATCACCGCCAACGCCCCCTCTCCATGTAACTCATCTCTTTTCAGTGTCATTAAGACACTTAAATTCGGCAGTAATTGTAAAATTCCTCTCCGTCAATGTCTTATGGACACATTAATTGAACCTGGGACATAAGCGCGTTATGGTAATAGTGAGGAGTGTGGGCTTATGAAAACCCTGGGTACAAGAATCAAGCAATTGAGAAAGCATCTAACGCAAGAAGAGCTAGCCGCCATACTTAAAGTAGACCGTTCAACCTTAGCCTCCTGGGAAGTAGACCGCCGGGAACCGGATATTGCCACCCTAAGCCGCATTGCATCCTACTTCCAGGTTAGTATTGACTGGCTTGTCGGCCATAAATCTGCTAAAGCCGACAATGGCGCCAGAATGGTTTTGGTCCGGGAGACTGCCGGCGACTATCTGCTAACAATTGACAAAGCCTGGGAGAAAGTGATTGCCACTGCCCAGGCCTACGGCGTTGAACCCGATATTGTTCAACAGCTGGTGGAGATAAACGCTAAAATCGCGTTAACGATGAACCACAGCCAACAGAAAAAGTAATTCGGCACCAACGGGATATTCGCCGCCGCTAACGGCCGGATATCCCGTTCACTGTTACGCCTGAAGCTGATACCGCTACCTGGCAGCAGGTAGCGCTCTTTCCGGCTGGAATATAGCAATAATCTATTCTTTGTCAGGAGCTGTTGTCATATGCTTGCCATCCTAAAAATTCTTGTCACCCTTGCCCTGATTGTCTTCCTGCTGAACCGTAAAGTAAAAATGGGCAACGCAATGCTGGCCGGGACCACTGTCTTATGGCTCCTCTCCGGCGGTAACCTGCTGCATGCCCAGACGGCAGTAATAAATACCGTGCAGAGTCACAGCACCTGGGAGATCGTGCTCGCCTTGTATTTCGTCATGTGCCTTGAATATCAGCTGCGTACCGGCGGCATTATCGACGGCTTAATGACCACCGCCCGCCGGGCCTTGCGCAGTGAGCGTATCCTGCTGGCATTAATGCCTGCTTTTCTCGGCTTTTTACCCTCCCTGGGCGGGGCAATTTTCTCGGCGCCCTTAGTGGAAAGCGCCAGCAAGCCCTATCAGCTGACCCCGGAGACGAAAACAGCAATTAACTATTGGTTCCGCCATATCTGGGAATATACCAACCCGATTTTTACCGGTATGCTGCTTGCCAGCCAGCTTTCCAATATTCCGCTCAGTGCCCTGATCGCCAATATGGCCTGGCTGACAGTCCTGGCGACCGTGATCGGCTGGCTGTTTTTCCTGACAATGCTGAAAAAACAGCCGGCACCAGCAGCACCTGTCAATACCAGCCAGGCTGCAGACCGCGGGTATTATTATGTTACACTGGCAGCAGGCCCTATCATTGTGAACTTTATGCTGGTCGTTTTCCTCAAACTGGCCGCTGCCGTTTCTATGGCCCTTGTCGTTGCCGCTATGGTCCTGCTGTTACGGCAGAACCTGACCGGTATCCGGGCTATGCTGGCTCATGCCCTGGACCGCAAACTGCTGTGGGGCATTGTGGCGATTCTTTTCTTTCAAAACATCCTGCGGCAAACCGGCGCCATTGAGGATATTGCCGTACTGCTCAACAACCTGGCAATCTCCAATGCTGTCGTTGTTGGGGCAATTGCTTTTATTGCCGGGATTTTAACAGGTACCTCCCAGGGCTTTGTTGCTATAACCTTTCCTTTCATCGCGGTTTTGTCACCCGGTGATATCACGCTGGCGATGGTCTGTTTTGCCCTGGGTACGGCCGGACAGATGCTGTCCCCGGCCCACCTCTGCCTATTGGTGACACTGGATTATTTTAAAGCCGATTTCCTGAAAACGCTGCGCCCGGTGGCCTGTTTAGAACTCATTATGATTATTGCGGTCTGTGTTGTCACAACCTTCCACTAGCTGTTTGTTGTTTCCAGGCCAGCATCCCGCCCTTAAGAACATAGACCCTGTCAAAACCGGCCTTGGTTAAGATTTGAGCACCGGTAGTCGCCCTGGCGTCAGACCGGCATACAACCACAATCTTTTTAAATTTATGTGCTTGCAGCCCGGCCAGACTGCCTGCCAGCCGGCCGATCGGGATATGGAGTATCCCGGCCAGCTGCCCAAGCGGGCCGGTCAGTTCCTCCTTTTCCCGCACATCAATCAGCACTACATCGGTTGTATCGGTCTGCAGCCAGCGGCTTACTTCCTGCGCTTCGATATACCGGACTTTAATCTCATTTACACCGGCAGCCATAGTACCCCTGAGCGCACAGGCCGGCGTATCAACAGGAATCCAGGCCGCCTGCGGATCTTGGGCACAGGCGTAATTAGCCGTAAGCACATCACGCATCCAATCGGCAGGGTCCGGCTGCAGGTCGTCCAGATATTTAATAAATTCTTCTTTGCTGCGTTGCTGCAGATGGGGATTGCTCTGCCGCTGCCTGCCAAGGGTTGACGGCTGTCTGTTCCTGTATTCATGGGCCGGATAAACGACCAGTTCAGCCGGTAAAGCCCGGAGTTTGTTCAGACTCTCCCAGTGGTCGCCCGGGCTGCCGCCCGGCAGATCGTCCCGGCCGGCGCCGGCATCGTCAAGAAACAGAAAATCTCCGGTCAGCAGCTTGTCCCCAATCAGCAAGCTAATCGAATCAGGGGTATGACCAGGTGTATGCAGAACGGTAATCTCCAGGGTATTGCACCTGAGGATATCGCCATCCTGCACGCGGGCACTGACACACTGCGGCGGCGCCGCTGCATGCATCACATATTCGCAGCCGGTTGCATCCCGTAATGCCGAACCGGCAGAGATATGGTCGGCATGGCTGTGAGTGTCAATAACATGGGTAAGGCTTAATCCTTCCCCTTTTAATAAAGCCAGGTAATCACTAAAATGGTCAATTACCGGATCGACGATAATAACCCGCGGATCGTTTTTGCTGCCGATAAGGTACGTACGGCAGGCCTGCGGGTTTAACTGCCTGAATATCATAACTCACCCTCCTCCTGACCAAAGTTTGATTTGATTATACTATAGCATGGATATTGTTCGTAATAGCTATGATATAATAAAGAAAAATGGACAGGAGGCGGTTACCGTGGTTGTCATTAAATTAAAAACCGGCGCCCAGCAGGCTTTGCCTGACAAATACAGAACCATCGAGGATTTTTATGAAGATATCAACACCTATGAAGAAATAATCTTTGCCTATAACGGGCAAAAATATGTTGTTACTTATTACGATCATATATTGTCAGTCATGCAATATAATGCTGCCGCTACAGAACAGCACTACCCATCCCCGCAGGCTTTCGCCGAAAACTTTACCCTTGACGGTACCAGCTTCCAGGATCTTGTTACCAAAATTAGTGTACTTGTCCGGTAAACAGTGTGGCAACAAACAACCGGCCTCCGCTTCGGAGAGGCCGGTTGTTTGTTGCTATCGCTTATTGCTTAACGAATTCGCTTTCCTGGCCGCAGAGTAGATTTTTTCCACAACGGCCTTCATCACACAAGGCATAAGGATATAGATGGGAAAACCATAGCTGTGCTGCCAGTTCAGCGGCATATATACCCCCATTGCCTCCAGTACAGGCTCACAAACAAAAGCAAATACGCCAGCTGTCAGTACGCTGATGCTGATAAATCCCCGCCAGCCTGGAAAATACTGATATTCCAGCATATAGATCACCGGCAGCGGGCTGGAGTCAATAAACGCAACAAAGGAAGAAAATGGCAGCAGCTTGTAGGGATATGTCCAGAATCCGGTTTCAAAGCCGATGGTATCCAGCCTCATAATGATTAAGTGCATGAATAGCCCGAATAACCACAGCTCCGGCAGTTTTCTCCGGTCAGCCGTGTAATAGAAGATGATCCACGGCACAATAAGCAAGGCTAAAAGAAACCACCATTGCCAGGTAAACAGATTATATGCCAGCCAGTATTCAATCCGGGCCTGGGTTAGAGCCTGGGTTAACTGCGTTAATTGCTCATTTGTGGGCACACCAGACATGCCATTCCTCCTCAAGGTTATAGACATAATATAACCTGCTGTAGGCGGGAATTATTCAGGCAGCCTGCGGGCAATCTCCGCAGAAAAATCCCCCGCCCGTCATACCTCCTGGCTGTTTTGACGGTGCATAACGCCCGTAAGATATCGTACCCTAACTTAAAAAATTAAAGCTCCGCTTGCTTAATGGCAAAAAAAAAGCACTATCTGGGCCTTGGCTGCCTCACATAGTGCCTTATTGCAATTTATCCTTTCGGTTTATACGGCAGCCCCTGGGTTCCCTGATATAACATAACCTCACGGTCAGCCATTACCTTGACGGTAACCCGCAGTACAACCGCGACATCAAATCGCCGGGTGCAGCGACGCGGTCTTTTGTGCGGTTTGCAATGATGGTCATGATCGTGATCGCAGCCACAGTCAGGCTTGCACTTATGTTTTTTATGCTTCTTGTGCTTATGATGACCGTCATCGCAGTCGCAGTCATCATCCCAGTCGTCGCAGTCATCATCATAATCATCGCAGTCACAGTCATCATCCCAGTCATCACAATCATCATAGTCATGACCCTTTTTTTTGTGCCAATAGGCACGGCAGTGCTTATCAACATCATAATCCACAAACTCTACGAAAACGCCGGCATCGGCGTCCATCCCCCGCCTGGCCCCCGGGATATCGGCGTGGGCCGTGAAACGAATCGGCCACACTTCCACGGCGTGCACCGGCTGCCTTGGCCGGCAGGCGACATATAAGGCCTTAACCTCGAATTTTCCTCTGACAATAACCTTATTGTGTATGACATCAACACTGTTAATTTGCAGTCTTTTAACAAAAACATCAACGATTTGCTCAATGGCAGGTTTGTGGCGCGGCACCACCACATGCACATCAATTGATTTTTGAACATCCTGTGCGCCCAATACCTGCTGGACGACAAGAGACTTCGAGCCGGCGCTGATGCCGGCAGTACAATATTGCGGCCGATCCCATGGTTCTATGTGTGTCATTGTTACCCTCCTTTCGCGTCTTATACCATATATATGCAAAAGGACGGAAGAAGACAACAGCAGTTTGCGGTAATACTATTTGTTCATGGTTTTTCCAGTCCCCGGAAGCTGGGCGACTTAGTATAAGCAATAATAAAATCAATAAAAGCCTGGGCCGCTTTTGACAGATATTTTCCCTTCTTCCAGGCAAGGCCGATCGTGATTGTCAAAGGCTCAGCCAGCGGCACACCAACCAAATTAGGCTGGTTACGAACCACCATGTTCATTAAAAAAGAAATGCCGGCATTACTTGCGACCATTGCCTTAATTGTCTCGATCTGATTGGAAGAAAACACAATACGGGGGGTAAAACCGTGGCGCGCACATTCTTCAAGTATTAACTGGCGGTGATAGAATTCTTCTTTTAACAGGATGAAAGGCTCGGCCTGCAATTGACTGAAAGCAACCGGCTTGGCAGTATGCAGGCGATGCTCAGGCGCCAGACACAGCATGATCTCTTGCTGAGTAACAGGAACAGTATTGAGCACGGTTGAAGACTTAGGCAGGATAATCAGGCCTAAATCCAATTCTTCTTTTTCCAGCATTGACCGGGCCGCCAAAGAACCTTCTTCATACACCGCTAAATCGAGATTGGGGTAGGCACTCTTAAACAGGTTGAAAATATTGGGGAAAAGATAGGCCCCAATCATTGGCGGAGCCGCAAATTTAATACTCCCCCGGTTCAGCTTGCGAAAATCCTCCATTTCATGGACAGCTTGACGGACATCAAACAAAATTTTTTTGATTCTAATCTGAAAGGCTTGCCCCTCAGCAGTGATAGCAATCTTTTTCTGACTGCGGTCAAACAGGAATACCCCCAGTTCTTCTTCCAGCTTCTGAATAGCGTTAGTAAT contains:
- a CDS encoding VOC family protein, coding for MNFRFAHNNINVLNLEKSLAFYKEALELEETRRIERPGFIIVYLGDGQTPHKLELTWLKERQTAYNLGENEFHLAFTTSDFARAYQLHKQMGCICYENKEMGIYFIADPDGYWLEVLPERF
- a CDS encoding MBL fold metallo-hydrolase, which encodes MNYLLSRMADGAYVIAVEDTYTWDVPSYTNLYVLQRNGQTILIDAGLKQYQPAIIAALAEIGVTPAQVTHILLTHGHHDHVEGAECFGQARKFVHADDLPFLPAPLASQFAAYAPLADGFRLTAAGLSDFAIIFVNTHSPGSVAIYDHITKALFVGDFFCYFGEALPAGELVSASDYIRRGSCQYVAGQAAAGGTEFASFITGLGRLRAYQPDFFCTGHGVVLRDDIQDFINQLWLSGTRNRQG
- a CDS encoding MFS transporter is translated as MQTTPTAASQTAESARPTRQRVVLVAILLLTLLVAYLDRVNVSVLLADNTFLTEMGIKGQPVQMGLLMTLFLIAYGVANVVLSPLGDYIGPRKAMSISILLWTISVMIGGWAMTFGTMLVARVILGIGEGMHWPMQSTFVKNWFPPHERGKANGVWLIGLMAGPALAMPFFSWIVSTWGWRPSFFILGALGLIPLALLWFFVTDHPRQHKRINAAELEYIESALKIEAEEEAKIKTESLGERLRSFVLNYRFWLLTVNYFCIACIWWGTMAWLPSYLKAARGFSWAEMGALASLPYILGSISILFFGHLADKLGRRAPFIAIAHLGSGLGLYFGATASDNLTAALLISAGIASVAIALPSSWAILQRIVPGKAIGAGAGMMNGLSNGGSAFAPVLIGFFISLTGSYVGGLMFLVGVAALGCGCMTILSLQKY
- the rbr gene encoding rubrerythrin produces the protein MKSLQGTKTAENLMKAFAGESQARTRYTYYAATAKKEGYVQISNLFTETADNEKEHAKRFYKFLIESLNGEMVNIHADYPVAWGDTKENLLAAANGENEEWSELYPHFAAVADQEGFPAIAVVFRKIAEVEKHHEARYRKLYNNLINETVLKKDCAVEWKCNNCGYIHTGDHAPELCPACIHPKGFFEVFVEAY
- a CDS encoding metallophosphoesterase encodes the protein MKSFIAIVSLFFLVYAAACYYAGLRLYQSWGGVLAAYAGYYWGCYVLLASTPLISPLGRGWIPRWLNGLVAVAGNYWLAALYYLVVSWALVDSIRLAGGLLWPAAPGLPPAWLGAAVTVTVGCLLAYGVWNGRNPRICRYEVTIRKSAGGLTGLRAVLVADIHLGLIVGKDRLTAMVDQINRLNPDIVFLAGDTIDEDAELFIERKMATLLKRLTPRYGVYAVLGNHEYLGGQALLAVQALEQAGVQVLRDRYVKVNEQFYVVGRDDPTVARMEGAKRLTLPAVMQGIDRSLPVILLDHQPQNLTEGQQQGVDLQLSGHTHHGQFFPNNLVTERLFELDWGYLRKGAYQVIVSCGYGTWGPPVRIGNQPEIVDIRIIFKSSAG
- the larA gene encoding nickel-dependent lactate racemase yields the protein MLKEFHLRLGDSQVKLALPEEQIIHVVEGKPAAAITDVPAAVKAALQQPIDSPPLSEVVQAGDTVAIIASDITRQWIKYDQFLPTLLNELNAAGIPDSNITLIVSLGAHRHHTEQENILVYGQEVTGRVRIEQSYAPAGEDFIHVGTTTRGVETYINKHVVNADKVILTGGIVYHLMAGFGGGRKAIMPGVAGYASIQGNHSFCLHEVVGQGISPSCISGKLEGNHMNEDMIEMAAMVKPAFLLNAVFTPEGKFARIVAGHWHNAWREGCKTVEEIFGVPIRAKADLVIASAGGFPKDINLYQGSKTTDNAYMAVKEDGVIIVLLECRDIMEPPDFSGWFDYESLYDRETALRKAFTVPGFVALKTGLMARKVPFIIVTLPENKAFIEKAGLIAATTIEEAMAIAEQKLGRKEYTITVMPHAANTVPLLQG